The window GGGGACAGCGGTGGCGCTGGAGATGGTGGCACCTTGGGGACGGGAGGGGACAGCACTGAGCCGGGAGGGGACAGCGGGGACACGGGAGGGGACGGCGACGGCACTGGGGGTGGCACCGTGGGGACGGGAGGGGACACCAGCGACATGGGAGAGGTCAGCGGTGACACGAGGGGGGACGGCGGTGACACAGAGGATGTCCCCAGTGGCGCTGGAGATGCCACCACTGAGCTGGGACAGGTCACAAGTGGCACGAGAGGGGACATTGGTGGCACTGGAGATGGCCCCATGGGGACGAGAGGTGCCGCCACCCACCCGGGAGGTGACACCGGTGACACGAGAGGGGACATCGATGGCGCTGGAGATGCCACCGTGGGGACGGGAGGTGCCACCACCCAGCCAGGACAGGTCAGCAGTGACACGAGGGGTGACGCCGGTGACACTGGAGATGCCACCGCTGATGCGGGACAGGCCGCCGGTGACACGAGAGGGGACATCGGTGACACCAGAGGTGACGCCGGTGACACAAAGGACCTCTCCAATGGCGCTGGAGATGCCACCATGGGGACAGGAGATGCCAACACTGACCCAGGGCAGGACACCAGTGACACGAGAGGTGACACCGGTGACACAGAGGATGTCCCCAGTGGCGCTGGAGATGCCACCACTGAGCTGGGACAGGTCACAAGTGGCACGAGAGGGGACACCAGTGACACGAGAGGGGACATCGATGGCACTGGAGGTGGCCCCATGGGGACAGGAGGTGCCACCACCCAGCCAGGGCAGGTCGGCAGTGACACGAGGGGTGACACCGGTGACACCAGAGGTGACATCCACCACCCAAAGGGCGTCCCCAGTGGCACTGGAGATGGCCCCGTGGGGACAGGAGGTGCCACCACCGGCATGGGACAGAACACCGGTGACACGAGAGGGGACGCCGGTGACACGGGGGACGTCCCCTTTAGCTCTGGAGGTGGCCCCGCGGGGACAGGAGATGCCACCGCTGACCCAGGGCAGGACACCAGTGGCACGAGAGGTGACACCGGTGACACAGACGATGTCCCCAGTGGCGCTGGAGATGCCACCACTGAGCTGGGACAGGTCAGCGGTGACACAAGAGGGGACAGTGGTGGCACGAGAGGGGACACCGGTGGCACTGGAGATGCCACCATGGGGACAGGAGGTGCCACCACCGACCTGGGACAGAACACCGGTGACACGAGAGGGGACGTCCATGACACGAGAGGGGACGCCGATGACACGAGAGGTGACATCAGTGACACGAGAGGTGACACAGGGGACGTCCCCTTTAGCTCTGGAGGTGGCCCCGTGGGGACAGGAGATGCCACCGCTGACCCAGGACAGGCCACCGCCACCGGGGGAAGAGGTGACAGCGGTGACACAAAGGAGGCCACCACCCGGACGGGACAGAGCGACGGTGACACGGGAGGTGACACCGGTGACAGAAGAGGTGACACTGGTGACCCAGGAGGTGACACCCATGACATGGGAGGTGACACTGGTGACCCAGGAAGTGACACCGGTGACAGAAGAGGTGACACCGGTGACCCAGGAGGTGACACCGGTGACAGAAGAGGTGACACCGGTGACCCAGGGGACGTCCCCTTTGGGCTCGGCGGGACGTGGGGTGTCCCCACGGACACGGGAGCTGCCACCTCTGTCACTCCCAGCGTCATCTCCCCCCCTGGTGGCACTGATGTCCCCAGCGGTGCCACCAAGGACCCAGGGGACGCAGCCCCCAGAGATGCCACCACCGTCCCACGCGGTGTCACCTCCGCCGCCGGTGACATCGGTGTCCCCAGCCCGGACACGAGGGGCACCGCCCCCCATCCCGCCCCGGGGGGGACAAGGGGGACGAGCCCCCGTGTCCCCAACGCTGACGGTGGCGGGCGCCGATGTCCCCAAGGTCGGGGGACACGGAGAGGAGGGGGTGGCCCCGGTGGCCCTTGGGGACGTCCCCCCCCAAAAGGGGTCCCCAGGGATGGCCCCGAGGGGGTCCCCGCTGATGGCCCCCGAGTGGCACCCAGAGGTGACCCCGAAGGTGACACCGGAgatgtccccaatgtccccagaGAGGGAGCAGGTGGCCCCAGAGGGCTCCTCGGCGATGTCCCCAAAGGGGTCCCCACATccgtccccagtgtccccaaagGGGTCCCCATATCTGTCCCCGATGTCCCCAAAGGGGTCCTCAGAGACtgtgaccccaatgtccccaaagGGGTCCCCATCTgtgaccccattgtccccaaaGGGTTCCTCAGAgatgtccccaatgtccccaaagGGGTCCTCAGATGTGTCCCCAAAGGGGTCCCCATATCcgtccccaatgtccccaaagGGGTCCCCATatgtgaccccaatgtccccaaagGGGTCCTCGGAGGTGGCCCCGGCGATGTCCCCGATGTCCCCAGAGAAGCCCTTGGAAATGTCC of the Numida meleagris isolate 19003 breed g44 Domestic line unplaced genomic scaffold, NumMel1.0 unplaced_Scaffold1318, whole genome shotgun sequence genome contains:
- the LOC110390558 gene encoding collagen alpha-2(I) chain-like, translated to MGEVSGDTRGDGGDTEDVPSGAGDATTELGQVTSGTRGDIGGTGDGPMGTRGAATHPGGDTGDTRGDIDGAGDATVGTGGATTQPGQVSSDTRGDAGDTGDATADAGQAAGDTRGDIGDTRGDAGDTKDLSNGAGDATMGTGDANTDPGQDTSDTRGDTGDTEDVPSGAGDATTELGQVTSGTRGDTSDTRGDIDGTGGGPMGTGGATTQPGQVGSDTRGDTGDTRGDIHHPKGVPSGTGDGPVGTGGATTGMGQNTGDTRGDAGDTGDVPFSSGGGPAGTGDATADPGQDTSGTRGDTGDTDDVPSGAGDATTELGQVSGDTRGDSGGTRGDTGGTGDATMGTGGATTDLGQNTGDTRGDVHDTRGDADDTRGDISDTRGDTGDVPFSSGGGPVGTGDATADPGQATATGGRGDSGDTKEATTRTGQSDGDTGGDTGDRRGDTGDPGGDTHDMGGDTGDPGSDTGDRRGDTGDPGGDTGDRRGDTGDPGDVPFGLGGTWGVPTDTGAATSVTPSVISPPGGTDVPSGATKDPGDAAPRDATTVPRGVTSAAGDIGVPSPDTRGTAPHPAPGGTRGTSPRVPNADGGGRRCPQGRGTRRGGGGPGGPWGRPPPKGVPRDGPEGVPADGPRVAPRGDPEGDTGDVPNVPREGAGGPRGLLGDVPKGVPTSVPSVPKGVPISVPDVPKGVLRDCDPNVPKGVPICDPIVPKGFLRDVPNVPKGVLRCVPKGVPISVPNVPKGVPICDPNVPKGVLGGGPGDVPDVPREALGNVPRGVFGIVPNVPKGTPRGGPGDVPTEAPRVPKGVPEGGPGDVPTALSNVPKWLLGSDPDVPKGGRGDVPREGTRVPKWLLGSVPDVPRGDPGEAPRVPRALPRGPPHVPVWVPESGPGDVPKGDLGFVPGVPKGLLGDVPKGLLGNVSDVPRGVLGGGPVVPRGLLGDVPKWVLRNVPDVPQGLLGNVPQGLLGCPPPRGPPKRELGAVPRRGPGAMSPRVPPKFPRALPREVPQGVPEALPEGVPPKTPGRVPKGLPKGLPKTAARDVPAKTPGRVPKGIPAATPRGVPKGLPKKKTPRDAPQGLPETPPRGVPEKSPRDAPKG